The Petrocella atlantisensis genome has a window encoding:
- the pfkA gene encoding 6-phosphofructokinase, with the protein MSKEIKTIGVLTSGGDAPGMNAAIRAVVRTALARGKRVMGIRKGYQGLINGDIFEMDARSVSDTIQRGGTMLYTARCIEFLQPEVQQRGADMCKVFGIDGLVVIGGDGSFKGAGKLANLGINTIGIPGTIDLDIDCTDYTIGFDTAVNTAMEAIDRLRDTSTSHERCSVVEVMGRDAGYIALWCGIVNGAEYVFLPEVQNIKEEELIEKILMNRKKGKRHNLIIMSEGVGGSDELAKRIEAATGIETRATILGHLQRGGSPTAVDRMHASMMGAYAVDLLCKGESNRVVGFKNNTYVDFDIDEALAMQKDISSRQYEVSQMLETR; encoded by the coding sequence ATGTCAAAAGAAATTAAAACCATTGGTGTGTTAACAAGTGGTGGTGATGCGCCGGGCATGAACGCAGCAATTAGAGCCGTTGTCCGAACAGCATTAGCACGTGGAAAAAGAGTTATGGGTATTAGAAAAGGTTATCAAGGACTCATTAATGGCGATATATTTGAGATGGATGCAAGAAGTGTTTCAGATACCATCCAAAGAGGTGGTACCATGCTATATACAGCACGTTGTATTGAATTTTTACAACCGGAAGTACAACAAAGAGGTGCCGATATGTGTAAAGTTTTTGGCATCGATGGTTTGGTTGTTATTGGTGGTGACGGTTCTTTCAAAGGTGCAGGGAAACTGGCAAATCTAGGTATTAATACGATAGGAATTCCTGGTACCATTGATCTTGATATTGATTGCACAGACTATACCATTGGCTTTGATACAGCTGTTAATACGGCAATGGAAGCGATTGACCGACTTAGAGATACTTCGACGTCTCATGAGAGATGTTCTGTTGTAGAAGTTATGGGTCGTGATGCCGGCTATATCGCTTTGTGGTGTGGTATTGTCAATGGTGCGGAATATGTATTTTTACCTGAAGTTCAGAACATAAAAGAGGAAGAATTAATTGAAAAAATATTGATGAACCGTAAAAAAGGTAAACGTCACAATCTGATTATTATGTCAGAGGGTGTTGGTGGTTCAGATGAGTTGGCTAAAAGAATTGAAGCAGCTACAGGTATTGAAACCAGAGCGACGATTCTGGGTCATTTACAAAGAGGTGGAAGCCCAACTGCAGTAGATCGTATGCATGCATCAATGATGGGGGCTTATGCTGTTGACTTGTTATGTAAAGGTGAAAGCAACCGTGTGGTTGGCTTTAAAAACAATACTTATGTTGATTTTGATATCGATGAAGCTTTGGCGATGCAAAAAGATATAAGTAGTAGGCAATATGAGGTTAGTCAGATGTTGGAGACCAGATAA
- a CDS encoding cobyric acid synthase — MAKNIMFQGTGSTVGKSVITAALCRIFNDEGYRVAPFKSQNMALNAYVTKEGKEMGRAQVVQAEAARIEPHVSMNPILLKPTSDMGSQVIVGGEVYMNLSASDYYTHKEALMAEVRKAYKMLDEAYEIIVIEGAGSPAEINLRKNDIVNMGLAEEIDTPVILIGDIDKGGVFASIYGTYMLLSPSEQKRIKGYIINKFRGDVKLLEPGIEMFYERLPIPCLGVIPFERIDVDDEDSVTQRFVSRNTSPIQIGVVRLPYLSNFTDFTPFELEPDVGVQYIVTQDDFEKSDIIILPGSKSTIKDLDYIKGIGMDQWIKEAHRQGKMIIGICGGYQMLGQEIKDPLYVETNRDYIEGLGLLEMTTTMMKNKTTVQSEGVILNCPTGVKDTNHKVKGYEIHMGESTYSENMRPFLRLNDHLDGCMNETGTVCGTYLHGLFDMDSFRHELLTTIRNKKAIEQQEVRNYAQLKDEAYDYLANLVKQHLDMDQIKAIVGIP, encoded by the coding sequence ATGGCAAAGAATATCATGTTTCAGGGTACCGGTTCAACAGTGGGGAAAAGTGTAATTACTGCAGCCCTTTGTCGCATATTCAATGATGAAGGTTATAGGGTTGCCCCATTTAAATCACAAAATATGGCTCTGAATGCTTATGTTACAAAAGAAGGTAAAGAAATGGGTAGAGCTCAAGTGGTTCAAGCAGAGGCGGCTAGAATAGAACCACATGTAAGTATGAATCCAATATTACTAAAGCCAACCAGTGACATGGGGAGTCAAGTCATTGTAGGTGGCGAAGTCTATATGAACTTGTCTGCATCCGATTATTATACTCATAAGGAAGCGCTAATGGCAGAGGTGAGAAAAGCATATAAAATGCTGGATGAAGCTTATGAGATTATCGTTATTGAAGGCGCCGGTAGTCCGGCTGAAATCAACCTAAGGAAAAATGATATCGTTAATATGGGCTTGGCAGAAGAAATTGACACGCCCGTTATTTTAATTGGAGATATTGACAAAGGCGGTGTTTTTGCTTCAATATATGGCACCTACATGCTGTTGTCACCATCAGAGCAAAAAAGAATAAAAGGCTATATCATCAATAAGTTCCGAGGCGATGTAAAGCTTTTAGAACCGGGTATAGAAATGTTTTATGAACGTTTGCCGATACCTTGTCTAGGTGTAATCCCTTTTGAGCGCATTGATGTCGATGACGAAGATAGTGTGACACAACGATTTGTAAGCCGAAATACATCTCCAATACAGATTGGCGTCGTACGGTTACCCTATTTGTCGAATTTTACAGATTTTACACCTTTTGAGTTGGAACCGGACGTAGGTGTACAATACATCGTTACACAAGATGATTTTGAGAAATCGGATATTATTATTTTACCTGGCAGCAAAAGCACCATAAAAGACCTTGATTATATTAAAGGTATAGGTATGGATCAATGGATTAAAGAAGCCCATCGTCAAGGCAAAATGATTATCGGTATTTGTGGTGGCTATCAAATGTTGGGGCAAGAGATCAAAGATCCTTTGTATGTGGAAACCAATCGAGACTATATAGAAGGTCTTGGGCTACTAGAGATGACAACAACCATGATGAAAAATAAAACAACGGTCCAATCAGAAGGTGTCATCCTAAATTGTCCGACAGGTGTAAAGGATACAAACCATAAAGTAAAGGGCTATGAAATACATATGGGTGAATCAACTTACTCTGAAAATATGCGACCTTTCCTAAGGTTAAATGACCACTTGGACGGTTGTATGAACGAAACAGGTACAGTATGTGGCACTTATCTACATGGCCTTTTTGATATGGATAGTTTTAGACATGAATTGCTGACGACAATAAGAAATAAGAAAGCCATAGAACAACAAGAAGTTAGAAATTATGCTCAGTTAAAAGATGAAGCCTATGATTATTTAGCTAATCTGGTTAAACAACACCTTGATATGGATCAAATTAAAGCGATTGTAGGTATCCCATGA
- a CDS encoding GNAT family N-acetyltransferase produces MNLSVGEYIISDDKKKLQLNIIHELLKGTYWAKDRSIQVIEKSVAHSICYGVYLEDKMVGFGRVVTDYATMYWVADIVIDEAHRGKGLGKELMNCIEANKDIEGLMGILATRDAHGLYQKYGFMQDPEKFMKKPRVE; encoded by the coding sequence GTGAACCTATCTGTTGGAGAATATATAATTAGTGACGATAAGAAAAAGCTTCAATTAAATATCATCCATGAACTACTAAAAGGTACCTACTGGGCTAAAGATCGTTCCATTCAAGTTATAGAAAAAAGTGTGGCGCATTCCATATGCTACGGCGTTTATTTAGAGGATAAAATGGTAGGGTTTGGTAGAGTCGTTACAGATTATGCAACGATGTATTGGGTTGCAGATATTGTCATTGATGAAGCTCATCGGGGTAAGGGACTTGGTAAAGAACTTATGAATTGCATTGAAGCAAATAAAGATATAGAAGGTCTAATGGGAATTTTGGCAACAAGAGATGCTCATGGACTTTATCAAAAGTATGGCTTCATGCAAGACCCAGAGAAATTTATGAAAAAACCTAGGGTCGAGTGA